Below is a genomic region from bacterium.
TTCAGATGCCGCCCAATACTGTGGACAGCATTCTAGGCCGCTGGCCAGGCATCTATTACGATGGCGAACATCGCATCATCGGATATTGGGGTCTGGCTCTGCCGAAAATGTCACACCGCTTTGAAGTCAACGGCAGAACTCTCTATACATGGTGCGCCTGGGACTCTTTGTTTATCCCGGAGATTCTGCAGCAGACCGCTCAAGTGGAGTCACACTGCCCTGTAACAGGAGACGCGATTCAACTTACTGTGACGCCGCAGAGCACCACGGGGTTGCAACCAGCTGGTGTGGTCATGTCTTTTCTGACACCACAGGAAAACAAAATCCGCGAAAACATCATTTTAAATTTCTGCCACTACGTACACTTCTTTTCTTCCAGGAATGCCGGAATGGAATGGACCTCAAAGAATGAAGGCACGTTGTTGATGTCGTTAAACGAGGCATTTGATCTGGCAAAAAGAAAAAATAGCCTGCAGTACCACACGGTTCTGCAATCTCTGACAAATTAGGAGAACACTTATATGAGCAGAAACATTTTAACCATTCTGTCCGCTTTGATCTTGACTTTTGCACAGCTTCTTTGGAGTTCCGAAGAGACTGCAAATTCGTATGACCCCTGCCGGTCTGAAGATGTACTGTTTGCAGCAGAGCTTCAGTACGACCCGAATATGAAAGCCGTCGTCGCAGAAACGGGAAGATCAGGAAAACTTGTTGGTAGCGGGAAAGGAACCATTAACGGCGCAAAACTGAATGGCACCATCCGGTGGTCCGTGTTTGAAGTTCTGAAGGAGCGCACGTGCGAAATAAACATCGTCGGTTACTTGAATACTTCTGATGGATCCGAGATTTTTCTAGACGCGAAAGGTTACGGCAAAACGGACAATGAGGAACCCAACAAATGGAAGGTTACATCAGAAGTTCATTTTAAGACCGCCGACGAGCCTTACGCATGGCTCAACCAGACCGCTGCAAAATGGGTTGGCGAGTTTGATGAAGAAACCGGCCATGCAAGCTATAAGGCATGTGTTTTACCCACCGAAAAAGGAACGAGCTGTAGCGCCGATCCTGGCAAAAGGCCAGAGAAGGAAAATCAATAGAAATATTTCGAGTGCATCCTATTAGGATGTAGTAATAAGTTGGGAGAAGTACCGTGAAAAGGAGTTACGCTCTCGCAGTTTTGCATCCTGCTTGGATTGCTGATTATTATTCTCAGCTATTTTCTTGCTTAAACGAAGAACGAAAACAGAATCACTGCCGAGTGAGAGAAGTCTATGATCTTTAATCTCATTTCTGTTTGTACGATCGCTGGGGCAATTCTTCATCTCTTCAGCCAACCATCCCATCTCCGGACAAA
It encodes:
- the merB gene encoding alkylmercury lyase MerB, whose translation is MNTNDKIFQLISAFPKEFTELSEDEQRVSVVLYRLLARGEPVSHESIAAAIQMPPNTVDSILGRWPGIYYDGEHRIIGYWGLALPKMSHRFEVNGRTLYTWCAWDSLFIPEILQQTAQVESHCPVTGDAIQLTVTPQSTTGLQPAGVVMSFLTPQENKIRENIILNFCHYVHFFSSRNAGMEWTSKNEGTLLMSLNEAFDLAKRKNSLQYHTVLQSLTN
- a CDS encoding DUF3237 domain-containing protein, which translates into the protein MSRNILTILSALILTFAQLLWSSEETANSYDPCRSEDVLFAAELQYDPNMKAVVAETGRSGKLVGSGKGTINGAKLNGTIRWSVFEVLKERTCEINIVGYLNTSDGSEIFLDAKGYGKTDNEEPNKWKVTSEVHFKTADEPYAWLNQTAAKWVGEFDEETGHASYKACVLPTEKGTSCSADPGKRPEKENQ